From the Luteolibacter sp. Y139 genome, one window contains:
- a CDS encoding autotransporter-associated beta strand repeat-containing protein, whose amino-acid sequence MMPFLPSPGGLFAGTSAVAVLLSPLAAETTFPYSALAPGTLVHSDGFVLDQDLVFNVVNGTTDISSSAVLDVTGAIDDGSEIFNVTKIGNGALKLAAGNTYGGSTTIQRGILSIPADSALGDSTAPLAIKGGCLLASSSFSMPRDVSFGTTGGSIRADGTTVLDLTGNVAWGSGITSFFGSGGTTVLSGTTSGTGGDLMIGWATVFAPSGGIVSHHTLSLRGTASLPAGNLWLDNFGVLELGNGNFTRALGSGPGEVRLETSAGAGFAAYGADRIVNIGGAGSTFVWGQISPPFLSLTHSGFTTYGDLVLGSHTATHTVDFQNPLQLNNGQTNLHREIQVPDGPAAVEARISGGISQSANPQTTSTTLSFDADGALEITGPLSGSMSLEKTGTGTVVLSGTNSFTGYSDAYEGTFRIANNAAWSTSHSFFIETDATLDASAMTVPVNVPSSYFANVYGSLLGDLTVSGYLEGNGFVDGNVHAKAGAYVLPDYDGQLHVTGDFTLDRSAEIEFYLASTTPMLEYNQMRVEGTVTLDGDLLLGSDPVLVENDSFFLLLNDGTDPIHGTFHNLPEGGVVPIGNGLALQVTYQANGDGGPVGNDVGFTVVPDTSSTDLALSVDAPLAVDLASSFTVTYTITNHGPNDSSASSLEVELPPNATFNGSAPAGSVIENLLTVPVSALANGSTTTVTLNFTAPAATGSVFVAPWIYNGTGDANDTNDAAPSMTAVLPGGAPVINSFSTDLESGTVTLGMETIPDVRYVLQQSINLVDWSNLLEFLGDGELKDVEQPIDETKEFFRFSILPYDGGGVGTPE is encoded by the coding sequence ATGATGCCATTCTTACCCTCCCCGGGCGGCCTCTTTGCTGGAACCTCAGCCGTCGCCGTACTCCTCTCTCCCCTGGCCGCCGAAACGACTTTTCCCTACTCGGCACTTGCTCCTGGCACACTCGTTCACAGCGACGGCTTCGTTCTTGATCAAGACCTCGTCTTCAACGTCGTCAATGGCACTACGGACATCTCCAGCTCCGCCGTGCTCGATGTCACCGGCGCGATCGACGACGGCAGCGAAATTTTCAACGTCACGAAGATAGGCAATGGAGCGCTAAAGCTCGCCGCGGGAAACACCTATGGAGGATCCACCACGATCCAAAGAGGCATCCTCTCCATCCCCGCCGATAGCGCGCTCGGCGACAGCACTGCACCCTTGGCCATCAAGGGCGGCTGCCTGCTTGCGTCCAGCTCCTTCTCGATGCCACGCGATGTCTCCTTCGGCACTACCGGAGGATCGATCCGCGCTGATGGCACCACCGTGCTCGATCTAACAGGCAACGTCGCCTGGGGCAGCGGGATCACTTCGTTCTTCGGCTCCGGCGGCACCACCGTGCTATCCGGCACCACTTCCGGCACCGGCGGCGATCTCATGATCGGCTGGGCCACCGTGTTCGCACCGTCAGGTGGCATCGTTTCGCATCACACTCTTTCGCTGCGAGGCACCGCCTCGCTTCCTGCCGGTAATCTCTGGCTCGACAACTTTGGCGTGTTGGAGCTCGGCAACGGTAACTTCACGCGCGCCCTCGGCAGCGGCCCCGGCGAAGTGCGCTTGGAGACCTCTGCCGGCGCAGGCTTCGCTGCCTATGGCGCGGATCGCATCGTCAATATCGGCGGCGCAGGCTCCACCTTCGTCTGGGGACAGATCTCACCACCATTCCTGTCGCTCACCCATTCTGGCTTCACCACCTACGGCGATCTGGTGCTGGGCAGCCACACCGCAACTCACACGGTCGATTTCCAAAACCCGCTTCAACTCAACAACGGCCAAACGAACTTGCACCGGGAGATTCAGGTGCCGGACGGCCCTGCCGCAGTGGAAGCCCGCATCTCCGGCGGCATCAGCCAGAGCGCCAATCCCCAAACCACCTCCACCACCCTCTCCTTCGATGCAGATGGCGCACTGGAAATCACCGGCCCGCTGAGCGGGAGCATGAGCCTCGAAAAAACGGGGACCGGCACCGTCGTCCTTAGCGGCACGAACTCCTTCACCGGCTACAGCGATGCCTACGAGGGCACCTTTCGTATCGCGAACAATGCCGCTTGGAGCACTTCCCATTCCTTCTTCATCGAAACAGACGCCACGCTTGATGCCTCGGCCATGACCGTGCCAGTCAACGTTCCTTCCAGCTATTTCGCCAATGTCTATGGCTCCCTCCTCGGCGATCTCACCGTGTCCGGCTATCTGGAGGGCAATGGATTCGTCGATGGCAACGTCCACGCCAAAGCAGGTGCCTATGTCCTCCCCGACTACGACGGCCAATTGCATGTGACCGGCGACTTCACCTTGGATCGCTCGGCTGAAATCGAGTTCTACCTCGCCAGCACCACGCCGATGCTGGAGTACAATCAGATGCGGGTGGAAGGAACGGTAACCCTTGATGGTGACCTCCTCCTCGGCAGCGACCCCGTTCTTGTCGAGAATGACTCATTCTTTCTCTTGCTGAACGATGGCACCGATCCGATCCATGGCACCTTCCACAACTTGCCGGAAGGTGGAGTCGTCCCCATCGGCAATGGGCTCGCCTTGCAGGTCACCTATCAGGCCAATGGCGACGGTGGACCGGTCGGCAATGATGTCGGCTTCACCGTGGTGCCGGACACATCCAGCACCGACTTGGCGCTAAGCGTGGATGCACCGCTTGCCGTCGATCTGGCTTCCAGCTTCACCGTCACCTACACAATCACAAATCACGGGCCGAACGACTCCTCCGCTTCCAGCCTGGAAGTCGAATTGCCGCCGAATGCCACCTTCAATGGCTCCGCACCTGCGGGAAGCGTGATCGAAAACCTGCTGACCGTCCCGGTCTCCGCGTTGGCGAACGGCAGCACCACCACCGTTACTCTCAACTTCACGGCACCCGCTGCGACAGGATCGGTTTTCGTGGCACCGTGGATCTACAATGGCACCGGTGACGCGAATGACACCAACGACGCGGCACCCAGCATGACCGCCGTGCTTCCGGGAGGTGCGCCAGTGATCAACAGCTTCAGCACCGACCTTGAAAGCGGCACGGTCACCCTCGGCATGGAAACGATTCCTGACGTCCGCTACGTCCTCCAACAGTCGATCAACCTGGTGGATTGGAGCAATCTGTTAGAATTTCTTGGCGATGGCGAACTGAAGGACGTCGAGCAACCCATCGACGAAACGAAGGAGTTCTTCCGATTTAGCATCCTGCCCTACGATGGCGGTGGCGTTGGAACCCCCGAGTGA
- a CDS encoding pectinesterase family protein: protein MNPTNSCPECGKPLPAGSEVCPACLMAQAIASRTLDEDRAPREIPPPPAPEEIAEKFPQFEILECLGRGGMGVVYKARQKSLNRLVAIKILAPERERDARFAKEAEMLAKLSHPHIVTIHDFGETGGLYYLVMEFINGVNLRDLLRDGKMAPEQALAIIPPICEALQFAHDHGIVHRDIKPENILLDRDGRVKIADFGIATLAGDAAERAGTPHYMAPEQNGGAQAIDHRADIYALGVVLYEMLTGERPTTFPVAPSRRVQIDVRLDEVVLRALEAEPERRFQTVGDFNTVLGQVTREVTAAPQPRPSRLEFLKSQLLHSAPAILLIAAWLTSGLEKGAVLILSILVVAVLILHWVIPSMRKRGTVMALSLLAGIGAYAAIFAFKSRPSPETAPPAVSVDGLGEFATLKEALNAAPDNAVIHLAEGTYLERVTIRKPVTLIGSGREKTRIVVQGPYLAKNGLDRGDYEKPEIPPEQAMLPAIKIETQGIVNIQGISLSMRGTPPPEGGLVETSLISAERCELNLWNCALVGSVGNGIEAKDAHLRMTACLVAAAWNTGIVLGDSCQADILDCTVRNCYYAGISIRPRSRAVTVAECIIESSAWHGIRYDDCSPKLTKNLIQKNARCGIYASGDTAGEITSNVIVRNEISGISCWNESTDKIERNLFMDNKRVSLSLCGKVSPQVTGNIFSTSERGIAQSLLNEDRISAKSYGSPMVQRNVFWNTRQPWREGANAVPLPEGNHIEDPRLGNDHALPVDSPLPALGIGPEARSPNVTFPIQPEEIAIIPDGDTRDSNAWKRPK, encoded by the coding sequence ATGAATCCCACCAACTCATGCCCCGAATGCGGCAAGCCCCTCCCCGCCGGCAGCGAGGTCTGCCCCGCCTGCCTGATGGCCCAGGCGATTGCATCGCGGACACTCGATGAAGACCGGGCACCACGCGAAATTCCACCGCCGCCCGCGCCGGAGGAAATCGCCGAAAAATTCCCGCAGTTCGAAATCCTCGAATGCCTCGGCCGCGGCGGCATGGGTGTCGTCTACAAGGCCCGCCAGAAATCACTGAACCGCCTCGTCGCGATCAAGATCCTCGCCCCGGAACGCGAACGCGATGCCCGCTTCGCCAAAGAAGCCGAGATGCTCGCCAAGCTGAGCCACCCGCACATCGTCACCATCCACGACTTCGGCGAAACCGGCGGCCTCTACTACCTCGTCATGGAGTTCATCAATGGCGTGAACCTCCGCGACCTGCTCCGCGACGGCAAGATGGCTCCCGAGCAAGCCCTCGCCATCATCCCTCCGATCTGCGAGGCCCTGCAGTTCGCCCACGACCACGGCATCGTCCACCGCGACATCAAGCCGGAGAACATCCTGCTGGATCGCGACGGCCGCGTGAAGATCGCCGACTTCGGCATCGCCACCTTGGCCGGAGATGCCGCCGAGCGCGCCGGCACCCCGCACTACATGGCCCCCGAACAAAACGGCGGCGCCCAGGCCATCGACCATCGCGCCGACATCTACGCCCTCGGCGTGGTCCTCTACGAAATGCTCACCGGTGAGCGACCTACTACATTTCCCGTAGCACCATCACGCCGCGTTCAAATCGATGTGCGGCTGGATGAAGTGGTCCTTCGCGCACTAGAAGCCGAGCCCGAACGAAGATTCCAGACCGTGGGCGATTTCAACACCGTGCTCGGCCAAGTGACGCGCGAAGTCACAGCCGCCCCACAACCGCGACCTTCACGCCTCGAGTTTCTCAAGAGCCAGCTGCTCCACTCCGCTCCGGCCATCCTCCTGATCGCCGCATGGCTGACCTCGGGTCTCGAAAAGGGCGCGGTCCTGATCCTCTCCATACTCGTCGTCGCCGTTCTGATCCTCCATTGGGTCATTCCATCCATGCGCAAACGCGGCACCGTCATGGCCCTGTCGTTGCTTGCTGGCATCGGCGCCTACGCGGCGATCTTCGCGTTCAAATCCCGGCCTTCTCCGGAGACGGCTCCACCTGCCGTATCCGTCGATGGGCTGGGAGAATTTGCCACGCTCAAGGAAGCCTTGAATGCCGCACCTGACAACGCGGTGATCCACTTGGCCGAAGGCACCTATCTGGAGCGCGTCACCATTCGCAAACCGGTTACCTTGATCGGCTCCGGCAGGGAAAAGACCCGCATCGTGGTTCAAGGCCCTTATCTCGCCAAAAACGGTTTGGACCGCGGTGATTACGAGAAGCCCGAGATTCCGCCAGAGCAAGCCATGCTGCCGGCCATCAAAATCGAGACGCAGGGTATTGTGAACATCCAGGGCATTTCACTCTCGATGAGAGGCACTCCTCCCCCGGAAGGAGGATTGGTTGAGACCTCGTTGATTTCCGCCGAGCGGTGCGAATTGAATCTCTGGAACTGCGCTCTCGTCGGATCGGTGGGCAATGGCATCGAGGCCAAGGATGCCCATCTCAGGATGACCGCTTGCCTGGTAGCCGCCGCATGGAACACCGGCATCGTCCTCGGCGATTCATGTCAGGCAGACATCCTCGATTGCACGGTGCGGAACTGCTACTACGCGGGCATCTCCATCCGCCCTCGCTCGCGCGCCGTGACCGTCGCGGAATGCATTATCGAGAGCTCGGCATGGCACGGCATTCGTTACGACGACTGCTCGCCGAAGCTCACCAAAAACCTGATTCAAAAAAATGCTCGCTGTGGCATCTACGCCTCTGGCGACACCGCGGGAGAGATCACCAGTAACGTGATCGTCCGGAATGAGATCAGCGGCATCTCCTGCTGGAATGAGAGCACCGACAAGATCGAGCGGAACCTATTCATGGATAACAAACGCGTGAGCCTGTCCCTCTGCGGGAAGGTTTCACCGCAAGTGACCGGAAACATCTTCTCGACTTCGGAAAGAGGCATTGCCCAGTCGTTGCTCAACGAAGACCGGATCTCGGCCAAGAGCTACGGCTCTCCGATGGTGCAGCGAAATGTCTTCTGGAACACGCGGCAGCCCTGGAGGGAAGGAGCCAACGCAGTCCCCCTGCCGGAAGGAAACCACATCGAAGATCCGCGCCTCGGCAACGACCACGCCTTGCCCGTAGACTCTCCTCTCCCAGCGCTCGGCATCGGCCCTGAAGCAAGATCGCCCAACGTCACCTTCCCGATCCAACCGGAAGAAATCGCCATCATCCCCGATGGCGACACGCGCGACTCCAACGCATGGAAGCGACCGAAGTAA